The following are from one region of the Rhipicephalus microplus isolate Deutch F79 chromosome 1, USDA_Rmic, whole genome shotgun sequence genome:
- the Polr3G gene encoding RNA polymerase III subunit G: MAGRGRGRGRGGGMSFNVEQLGLTRQEAALTLCAQPPPTFPPLDFSPAPLVNSEENTYLAVLLHEQRKNLLASSFNILPCTPQQTVERYSDRYRVKAPDVIYDFDYFPAELKISKKTKKRKSSAGILGGGDSIATGIDIQKKLQALEEKEAGGGDSGGEGEDEPGEKKPKEGDDEEEEEGAEELDEEEELEEETDYINNYFDNGEGYGDDEDDNLDDGAVF; the protein is encoded by the exons atggcggGACGGGGGAGGGGTCGCGGCCGCGGTGGCGGGATGTCATTTAATGTGGAGCAGCTGGGTTTGACGAGGCAAGAAGCAGCGCTCACTCTGTGCGCGCAGCCGCCACCAACATTCCCG CCGCTAGACTTTTCCCCAGCACCTCTGGTGAATTCGGAAGAGAACACATATCTGGCCGTCCTGCTTCACGAGCAGCGCAAGAACTTGCTCGCGTCCAGTTTCAACATTCTTCCCTGCACGCCTCAACAAACGGTGGAGAGATACTCGGACCGTTACCGTGTGAAAGCACCTGACGTTATATACG ATTTTGACTACTTCCCAGCGGAACTGAAGATTTCCAAGAAGACAAAAAAGCGGAAAAGCTCAGCTGGTATCCTCGGAGGAGGTGACTCGATAGCAACAGGAATCGACATACAGAAAAAGCTGCAA GCACTTGAAGAAAAAGAGGCTGGAGGAGGTGACAGCGGTGGTGAGGGTGAAGATGAGCCTGGCGAGAAGAAGCCCAAAGAAGGAGATgatgaagaagaggaagaaggggcTGAGGAGTTGGACGAAGAGGAGGAGCTTGAAGAG GAGACGGACTACATCAATAACTACTTTGACAATGGTGAAGGCTACGGCGATGACGAAGATGACAATTTGGATGATGGTGCTGTCTTTTGA
- the DCTN3-p24 gene encoding dynactin 3, p24 subunit, whose amino-acid sequence MATPKVLKMLEERVEKLERRVIDCDPTKEPPNKSSITEVLLNVHTKIQAAVASREKLSVLKKTDELDRYLDAEFQDRADLTEGAKLQLILAEEDRIRQVIAAYQRMEDLKPVLDSTHIKDAPTHIGKVSALATIQLEQQEQADEQTRNLHHLLATYNDLVNTISKQLLLWDSILTSKLEQQNTKTVPSD is encoded by the exons ATGGCTACGCCCAAAGTTCTGAAGATGCTTGAGGAGCGAGTTGAAAAGCTAGAACGGCGAGTGATAGACTGCGACCCCACGAAGGAACCGCCCAACAAATCTAGCATAACG GAAGTGCTACTGAACGTTCACACGAAAATCCAGGCTGCCGTCGCGTCTCGGGAGAAGTTGTCGGTGCTCAAAAAAA CTGACGAGCTCGACAGATACCTGGACGCCGAATTCCAGGACCGTGCTGATTTGACAGAGGGTGCCAAGCTCCAGCTCATTCTGGCAG AGGAAGACAGAATTCGACAAGTGATTGCTGCCTACCAAAGAATGGAGGATCTCAAGCCAGTCCTTGACAGTACTCACATCAAAG aTGCACCAACTCACATTGGCAAGGTATCAGCACTTGCAACTATTCAACTTGAGCAACAG gaACAGGCTGATGAGCAGACCAGGAACTTGCACCACCTTTTGGCAACTTACAATGATCTG GTGAACACTATATCAAAGCAGCTCTTGCTTTGGGACTCCATTCTGACAAGCAAGCTTGAACAGCAGAACACGAAAACTGTGCCATCCGACTGA